In Gracilibacillus salitolerans, the sequence TTGAAGATGTCTTGCATGTGATTGAGAAAGAAAATGCACAGGGTGTCTTAGTTCAATTTGGTGGTCAAACCGCGATTAATCTAGCTGATGGTTTGCAAAAAGCTGGCGTTAAGATTACTGGTACAGCATTGGAAGCAATTGAAGCGGTTGAAGATCGTGAATTATTTTATCAACTGTTACAACGATTAAATATACCACATATTCCTGGTGACACCGTAATGGCGGTGGAGGATGCAAAAGCAGTTGCAAAGGCAATCGGCTATCCAATTTTAATGCGCCCGTCCTATGTTATTGGTGGTCAAGGAATGGTGATTTTGCATAATGAAAACCAACTGGTAGAATATTTAGCAGATTTACAGGGAAAAGCACATGACAATCGAATTTTTCCATTATTAATTGATCGCTATATTGAAGGGTATGAAGTGGAAATTGACGTGATTTGTGATGGATCAGATGTGTTAATTCCAGGCATTTTTGAACATGTCGAAAAAGCCGGGGTCCACTCCGGTGATAGTGTGGCTATTTTTCCAGCGCCGAGTCTGAGTAGAGAGCATAAACAGTTGATTGAATCATACGCGCAAAAAATCTCCAAGGCATTGGATGTTAAAGGGATCATGAATATTCAGTTTGTCCTAAGTGAAGATCGAAATACTGTGTATGTACTGGAAGTGAATCCGCGCGCATCTCGTACCGTGCCAATCGCGAGTAAGGTAACTGGTGTTCCAATGGTTGATCTGGCGACACGTGTACAAATGGGAGAATCACTGAGCGATCAGGAATGGAAGCTAGGACTACATGATGAGGTACCATATTATGCCGTGAAAATGCCAGTATTCTCAACTAACAAGTTACCAGGAGTGGACCCGATTCTAGGTCCTGAAATGAAATCAACAGGCGAAGCGATAGGATTCGGTACAACGGTAGAACAGGCGATGGCAAAAGCATTTGGCTGGAAAGAAGATAGTCTTAAAGCATTAAGCCAGCAGGATACTATTTTCTTATCCTTAACCAAAATAGATGAAAAGCTTAGTGAACAATTGAAGTCTGTGAACGCATCGATTGAAGCTGATCCAGAAACAGCAGCATTATTAACGGATCACGGTCTTCACGTTGACACTACTACCAAGCTTGAAGAAGCAGAACAAAAATGCGTAGACGAGAAGTACGCCTTTATTGCAGATACACACCGCACTGGTGAAAAGGATGAGCATGTTTCATTACGTGAGGCAGCTTTACGTTCCGATACATTGCATTTTACAGCAAATGACACGTTAAGTGCTTATATCAAAGTAACAACTACAGATTTAGAATTACCTGTATCCATTCAGAATTATCGTAATAATAAACCCGACTTAAACAAAAAGGAGCGTGCGATGCCTTGAGTATGAAAGAACAATTAAAAGGGAGAAGTCTCCTGACACTTGCTGATTACTCAAAAGCTGAAATAGCTTATATTTTAGAACTGGCAGTACAAATCAAACAAAAACAAAAGAATGGTGAGTTGTATCAGCCACTAAAAGGAAAAACATTGGGGATGATTTTCGAGAAATCATCCACTCGTACTCGCGTCTCTTTTGAAACCGGGATTTATCAACTAGGTGGAATGGGTCTGTTCTTAAGTTCTAATGATATTCAATTAGGCAGAGGTGAGCCCATCTCTGATATGGCAAAAGTATTGTCGGGATATTTAGACGGGATGATGATTCGTACTTTTTCCCAACAAGATGTCGAAGAATTAGCAGAGAATGCTTCGGTTCCGGTAATCAATGGCTTAACCGATGATTACCACCCTTGCCAAGTGTTAGCAGACCTGCAAACCATTAAAGAAACAAAGGGGAAACTCGAAGATTTAAAGCTTGCTTATATTGGTGATGGTAACAACATGGCTCACTCGTTAATGATTGGCTGTGCCAAAATGGGGTTAGATGTTGCTATTGCAGCACCGAAAGACTATCAACCTAAAAATGAAATTACAGCATTAGCAACCTCTTTTGCAGATGGCAGTGAGGTATTAGTGACCGAAGATGCCGTAGAAGCTGTGAAAGATGCGGATGTCATTTATTCCGATGTTTGGGCAAGTATGGGTCAAGAGGAAGAACAAAAAGAACGGGAAAAAGCATTTGCTCATTATCAAGTGAATAAGGAATTGTTCTCACATGCTAAGCAAGATGCCATTTTTATGCATTGCTTGCCAGCCCACAGAGAGGAAGAAGTCACAGCAGAAATTATTGATGGACCACAATCAGTTGTCTTTCAGGAAGCAGAAAATAGATTACATGCACAAAAAGCGTTAATGGTTGCATTGATGGGCTAGGTCTCTTTTTTAGAGATCTAGTTTTTTTCATGTTTGCAGTTCATATTTTGTTATTGCTATAATAAAGATTAATTGTGTGGCTTTACACAATAGTAAATTAAAGGATTGGTCTAACATGAGTATCTTTAAAGAATTACAACAAATTATAAATCCAGAACATATTTTGATAGATGAAGCATTAAAAAATCATACGTATACAAAATTAGGAGGAGTAGCTGATTATTTTGTAACTCCATCCACTGTCGAAGAAGTTCAAGAAGTTATCCGCTATGCTAATAAAACAGATGTCCCTTTTACTTTATTAGGAAATGGTTCAAATGTAATCGTGAGAGATGGAGGCATTCGCGGGATTGTTTTAAGTTTGAAAAAATTTTTAGGTATTAGAAGAGAAGGGAACAAAGTGATTGCAGAGAGTGGCGCACGTATTATTGATGCATCTCGTTTTGCCTTGAGTGAATATTTAACCGGATTAGAATTTGCATGCGGTATCCCTGGAACAGTTGGTGGTGCGTTGTATATGAACGCAGGTGCCTATGGTGGAGAGGTGAAAGATTGCCTAGAAAGCGCACTAGTCGTCGATTCTGCTGGGGAAGTACATCAATTGCCAGCTGATTCCTTTGACTTAGCATACCGCACAAGTAACATCGCCGAAAAAGGTTATATTGTATTAGAAGCAACCTTCAGCTTAGAAACAGGCAACTATAATGAAATCAAAGCAGTCATGGACGATTTAACTTATAAACGAGAATCGAAGCAACCATTAGAGTATCCATCTTGTGGTAGTGTATTCAAACGACCGCCCGGATATTTTGCTGGAAAACTGATCCAAGACAGTGAGTTACAAGGAAAAGGTGTCGGCGGAGCGGAAGTATCCACTAAACACGCAGGCTTCATCGTAAACAAAAACAATGCTACCGCAACAGAATATATCTCTGTCATTGAAATGGTACAACGAGAAGTGAAAGCAAAATTTGGTGTGGAATTAGAGAGGGAAGTGCGGATATTGGGGGAAGACTGAAGATCCGTATACTAATGAGTGTGAACAAAGAATAGGATAAATATCTTCACCCTTGGTCTTATGGACAAAATAAATTAAAAACCAATAAAAGTGTCCGTAAGAATCAATCTTATGGACAAAATTAATTTAGAATCAATAAAAGTGTCCATAAGAATCAATCTTATGGACAAAAAATAAAAAAACTCCCTAGGAAGTGTCCGTAAGAACTAATCTTACGGACAAAATAATCTATAATCCTCGAAAAGTGTCCGTAAGAATTAATCTTATGGACATAATAATCAAACTATCCGTTCAACTGTCTGTGATAACTTACTTTTCTTCCAAATCATAGATAATAAACCCATTTATGAGTTCCAACACTTCTAAAATTCTTTTCTAAAAATCTTTTGATACTCTTCTTAGAATACCCTCCCCCACACCAATCATAAACCAGATTTGTAGTCAATTTCTTATCCGGAAAAAGCAAGCGAAGTTCTTCAATATTTTGCAAGAGAGCACCATGGACAGGTTCCACCTGCTGACATTTGGAACAGACACAATTTCGTCCTTCGATATAAACAGTTAATCTACAACATTTACCGCAGCGGAAGCCTTTCGTTAATTGGTGATATTCATATGTAGGGATCCTAGGATGCGGATATTTTCCGAGGTCTCGTGCTATCAATTGTTTTGCCAATGAATGTTGTAAGGATGTTATTGGAGGTTTTGCAACTAACTCTTTTATAAATTTGGGTATTTGTGTCGGGAAAATGAGTTGCTTATTCACCGGGGCTTGGTAGAGGGTAAACTCTGGATTGATAAAAACATCATAACTATCGACTGCTAGATCAACATTGAGTTCCAACAAAATCTGCCGCATTAATGTTTCATTACGCTTTAGTTGTAAGAGTGGATTATTGATCTCTTTTTGTGGTAGCTTGTACCATCGTTTTTCGGCATGTATATAATTACCGGGATAATTTTTTACATCAAAAAAGCAAAGTGTGTCACCTGTAAGTAGTATGGAATCAATTTGAAAAGTAGTAGTGTGAACTTCCAACCATAGATCACTAATCACGATAAACTGATCGTCTATTTTTTCTTTCAATAATTGCTCAAACTTCTCCTCTCCTTCATATCCCAGCTTTAAATTGTGGAAATAACTTTCCTCCTTTTTTGAAAAAGGGATTCTGGATAACAGTGCTTCATATATTAATAATTCATGCGGTTTTTTCAAAGTTTTCTCAATCATAGAATTTTTCCTTCCTATAAGGATTTCGGGGTGTCTAGAAGCAGATTGTCTAAGATGATATAAATAATAAGTCCTGTTGGAATACAAAGTATAAAAGGTAGGCGGACAAGAAAAGGAGAAATTCCGAAGTGTTCGGCAATACCGCCGCATACTCCATGAAGGGATCTGTCTGTAGCTGATTTTCGTATTTTTCGTCACATTCGATAAACTCCTTTCACTCCCCATATTAACACATTTTTCCACCAACCCACAAACAGATATATTGCAAACAGTGGAAAAATTCTATATACTATTTACATAATTAAATAAGCGATAAAGATTCCTTTGGGGCAGGGTGTAATTCCCGACCGACGGTGATAAAAGCATAGACGCTTTTTTAGTCCGTGACCCGGATCATGTATAACATGTGAAGGTGGATTTGGTGAGAATCCGAAGCCGACAGTGAAAGTCTGGATGGGAAAAGGAATTGGTGACGTAGTGACTTTTCTATGGGGAAAAGTAGTTCTTTTGGTGTCCTCATAGTTTTGCAACCACAAAACCAAGTTCTTTACTATGAATTAAAATACACAAGCCCTAGGTATATAGCCTAGGGCTTTTTTAGATTTTATCGACAAAAGGTGATGATCAAGTGAGAACAAATGAAGAATGGATGGATCTTGCACTCAACCTCGCAGAAGCGACAATAGGTCAAACAAGTCCGAATCCTTCTGTTGGAGCGGTAGTTGTAAAAAATGGTGAATTGCTCGGTGTCGGTACTCACTTAAAAGCAGGTGAAGCACATGCCGAGGTACACGCAATCGCTCAGGCAGGTGAAAAGGCAAAAGGAGCGGACGTCTATGTTACGCTCGAGCCTTGTGCTCATTACGGTAAAACACCACCATGTGCAGAATTGCTTGTAAAAAGTGAAGTGAAAAAAGTCTACATTGCTTGTCTCGATCCGAATCCCAAAGTAGCGGGAAAAGGTGTTGCCATCTTAAAAAATGCTGGTATTGGAGTGGAAATTGGTATTCAAGAGCAGCGAGCTTTACGTATTAATCAACATTTTTTTCATTACTTGGAAAAAAAGCGCCCCTTTATCACTTTGAAAGCAGCGACTACTTTAGATGGGAAAACAGCAACTGTCTCAGGTGATAGCAAGTGGATCACGTCTGAAGAAGCAAGAGAAGATGTCCACAAAGAACGGCATAAACATGACGCCATTTTAGTGGGACGTCAAACAGTGGAAAAAGATAATCCTAGTTTAACAACGCGTCTGCCCCAAGGCGGAAAAAGCCCAATTCGCATTATTTTAGATAGCCATTTATCACTTAAAGGGAATCTTCATATATTTGAATCCAATGCACCAACTTGGATGGTATGTAGTAATCAGGTAGATAAAGCGGAATTTACAAAAAAATACCCACATATCAAAGTGATTCAACTGCCTTCCGAAAAAATTGAACTAACTGATTTAATGGAAATCTTAGCAGAGGAGAAGGTGCAATCCCTTTATGTAGAAGGTGGCGCAACCATACATCAAGCTTTTTTAAAAAGCGGGCTTTATGATGAATGCCATTGGTATATTGCACCAAAACTATTAGGAGGTCAGGATGCACAGTCCGTAATCGGTGGTGCATCACCTTTAGCGATGAAAGAAGCGCAACAACTAGAATTTATAGAAATCCAACAAATTGGTCCGGATCTTAAGCTCATTGCAAACCCAAAGGAGGAGTCCTGATGTTTACTGGCATTGTAGAGGAAAAAGGGAAAATAGGGTCGATCACCCAGCAAAATCAAGCATTACAATTAAAAATACAGGGGAAAAAGGTAACAGAAGATGTCTCGGTAGGGGATAGTATTTCTGTCAATGGTGTTTGTCTAACTGTAACTAATTTTGCTTCTGACTGGTTTACCGTCGATGTGATTCCTGAAACATTCCGAGGTTCATCGCTATCCAAACTATCTGCACAGTCTGCAGTTAACTTAGAACGTGCGATGCATGCAAACGGTAGATTTGGCGGCCATTTTGTCTCCGGTCATGTCGATGCTTTGGGAACGATTGAACGCACATGGCAAGAAGATAACGCTAAGTATTATTATATTTCCGTACCTGAAACGCGGTATATTACGATGAAAGGTTCTATCTCAGTAGATGGTACATCGCTTACAGTATTTGGGCTCGACGAAAAAGGATTTACCATTTCATTAATACCGGAAACTCAAACTGCAACTGTCCTTGGTGCAAAAAATCAAGGAGACATCGTAAACGTTGAATTTGATATGTTAGCAAAATATATGGAGCGTCTCCTGCAAACATCCAATCAAACGACAGGTATTACAGAAGATAAATTAGAGAAATACGGATTTTAAGGAGGTGCAAAAATGAAGCACTCAGTAGAAGCAGCTATAGAAGCACTAAAAAAAGGAGAAATCGTCATCGTTGTGGATGATGAAGAACGTGAAAATGAAGGTGATTTTATTGCCTTAGCAGAATACACGACTTCAGAAGTGATTAATTTTATGGCCAAGGAAGGTCGTGGATTGATCTGCGCACCAATGACTAAAAGTTACGCTGATCGTTTTCAATTAGGGGAAATGGTGACAAGAAATACCGATGATCACGGTACCAATTTCACCGTAAGTATCGATTATCATACTACACATACGGGAATTAGTGCGAAGGAGCGTGCACTAACAATTCAGAAATTAGTCGATGATACGACGACACCACAGGATTTTAATCGTCCTGGGCATGTTTTTCCATTAATCGGAAGAACAGCAGGGGTACTCGAACGAACAGGTCACACCGAAGCAGCGATTGATTTAGCACGTTTAGCGGATTCGAAGCCAGTAGCTGTTATTTGCGAAATTATGAATGAAGACGGATCGATGGCGCGCCAGCCAGATTTAGAAAAAATGGCAGACAAACATAACATGCCGATGATCACGATTCAGGAATTAATCCAATACCGCAAACGTTATGACCAATTAATTGTGAAAGAAACTGAAATCAACTTGCCGACTGCATATGGCGAATTTAAACTTGTCGCTTATACAGAGAAATACACTGGTCAGGAGCATATCGCATTATACAAAGGTGAATTACATTCGGATGAAGCGACATTGGTTCGAGTTCATTCCGAATGTTTAACAGGGGATGTGTTTGGTTCAGAGCGTTGTGATTGTGGACCGCAATTAGAAAAAGCCTTGGAGGAAATCCAAAAAGCTGGGCGAGGCGTTCTTGTCTATATGCGTCAAGAAGGCCGTGGGATTGGCTTAATTAACAAAATGAAAGCATATAAACTGCAGGAGGAAGGCTATGATACAGTTGAAGCTAATCACCAGTTAGGCTTTCCGGATGACTTGCGAGACTATGCGATTAGTGTCCAGATATTAAGAGATTTAGGAGTTGGAAAACTTCATTTGCTCACTAATAATCCACGTAAGCTTTCAAGTATGGAAGAGTATGGACTGGAACTAGTAGGAAGAAAAGCAATAGAAATTCCGGCAAATAAAAATAACGAAAAGTATTTACAAACAAAAGTAGAAAAATTAGACCATTTATTACACGTAAAAGGGAATCAAGATGGAGGAGGAATTTAACATGGCAAAAACATTCGAAGGTAATCTGGTAGGTACAGGTTTAAAAGTAGGGATTGTCGTAGGGAGATTTAATGAATTTATAACAGGTAAATTATTAAGTGGTGCAGAAGATGCTTTCCGTCGCCACGGTGTTGCAGAAGACGATGTCGATGTAGCCTGGGTACCAGGAGCATTTGAAATTCCTTTAGTAGCGAAAAAAATGGCCGAATCAGGAAAATATGATGCGGTGGTAACGTTAGGCACCGTTATCCGTGGATCTACACCACACTTTGATTATGTCAGCAATGAAGTTTCAAAAGGAGTTTCAAGTGTTTCTATGGATGCTGGTATGCCAGTGATTTTCGGTGTGTTAACAACAGACACGATTGAGCAAGCAATCGAGCGTGCTGGTACCAAAGCAGGTAACAAAGGAGCAGAAGCAGCAATTTCAGCAATCGAGATGGCGAATTTATTAAAAGAGATTGGCTGATATGTAGTGGCGGGTTACTCTTAACCCGCCATTTTCATTATATTTGAAGTAATTCTCTAATATTTTCTTCCATTTCTTTTGGCTCTGTTTTTGGTGCATATCGTTTCACAACATTCCCATTCTCATCAATTAGAAATTTCGTAAAATTCCACTTTATTTGATCGGAAATGATACCTGGCGCTTCTTTAGTCAGATACTGAAAAAGCGGATGGGCATTTTTGCCACGGACTTCTGTTTTGGCAAACATTGGGAAACTAACTCCGTAATTCAGTCGGCAATATTCTTCTGCTTCTTCACTGGATCCAGGCTCTTGATTCATAAACTGATTGCTGGGGAACCCTAGAATTTCTAAACCGTCATCTTTATACTTTTCATACAATTTTTGTAACCCGTCAAACTGAGGAGTAAAGCCACATTTACTTGCGGTATTTACAATAATCATCGCTTTTGCTTTATAATCGTTAACCGTTTTTTCTTCACCTTTAACTGTTTCAATCGAAAGATCATACAATGACAATCCAATCGCCTCCTTAATAAAAAGGATAGCATAATCATCCCGTGACTACGAGGAACAGCTACAACAAAGTCGAAAAAGCTGAACAAAAAATCACGAGGTGTACACCTCGTGATTTCATTAAGATTCTTGCATTACACCGTCTTCTTCAGCGATGCGATCCAATCTGGTCTGGATTTCTTCTTCAGAAAGATTTTGTTCTTTAATATATAGGTTGCGAGGGTGAACACGGCACTCGTGTGTACATCCACGCATATATTTATGTTCATTCTCTTCTGAGCATAAAATTTGTTTATTACATTCAGGATTTGCACAATTTGCATAACGTTCACAAGGCTCGCCGTCAAAGTAATCACGTCCTACTACAACATGGTCTTTGCGGTTCACTGGAACAGAGATCCGTTCATCAAATACGTAAAGTTGTCCATCCCATAGTTCACCTTGTACTTCTGGATCTTTCCCATAAGTGACAATCCCACCGTGGAGCTGTCCGACATCATCGAATCCTTTTTCTTTCATCCAACCACCAAATTTTTCACAACGAATTCCGCCAGTACAATACATTAGTACTTTTTTACCTTCTAATTTTTCACGATTATT encodes:
- the argF gene encoding ornithine carbamoyltransferase: MKEQLKGRSLLTLADYSKAEIAYILELAVQIKQKQKNGELYQPLKGKTLGMIFEKSSTRTRVSFETGIYQLGGMGLFLSSNDIQLGRGEPISDMAKVLSGYLDGMMIRTFSQQDVEELAENASVPVINGLTDDYHPCQVLADLQTIKETKGKLEDLKLAYIGDGNNMAHSLMIGCAKMGLDVAIAAPKDYQPKNEITALATSFADGSEVLVTEDAVEAVKDADVIYSDVWASMGQEEEQKEREKAFAHYQVNKELFSHAKQDAIFMHCLPAHREEEVTAEIIDGPQSVVFQEAENRLHAQKALMVALMG
- the murB gene encoding UDP-N-acetylmuramate dehydrogenase, whose protein sequence is MSIFKELQQIINPEHILIDEALKNHTYTKLGGVADYFVTPSTVEEVQEVIRYANKTDVPFTLLGNGSNVIVRDGGIRGIVLSLKKFLGIRREGNKVIAESGARIIDASRFALSEYLTGLEFACGIPGTVGGALYMNAGAYGGEVKDCLESALVVDSAGEVHQLPADSFDLAYRTSNIAEKGYIVLEATFSLETGNYNEIKAVMDDLTYKRESKQPLEYPSCGSVFKRPPGYFAGKLIQDSELQGKGVGGAEVSTKHAGFIVNKNNATATEYISVIEMVQREVKAKFGVELEREVRILGED
- the ribD gene encoding bifunctional diaminohydroxyphosphoribosylaminopyrimidine deaminase/5-amino-6-(5-phosphoribosylamino)uracil reductase RibD, producing the protein MRTNEEWMDLALNLAEATIGQTSPNPSVGAVVVKNGELLGVGTHLKAGEAHAEVHAIAQAGEKAKGADVYVTLEPCAHYGKTPPCAELLVKSEVKKVYIACLDPNPKVAGKGVAILKNAGIGVEIGIQEQRALRINQHFFHYLEKKRPFITLKAATTLDGKTATVSGDSKWITSEEAREDVHKERHKHDAILVGRQTVEKDNPSLTTRLPQGGKSPIRIILDSHLSLKGNLHIFESNAPTWMVCSNQVDKAEFTKKYPHIKVIQLPSEKIELTDLMEILAEEKVQSLYVEGGATIHQAFLKSGLYDECHWYIAPKLLGGQDAQSVIGGASPLAMKEAQQLEFIEIQQIGPDLKLIANPKEES
- a CDS encoding bifunctional 3,4-dihydroxy-2-butanone-4-phosphate synthase/GTP cyclohydrolase II; the protein is MKHSVEAAIEALKKGEIVIVVDDEERENEGDFIALAEYTTSEVINFMAKEGRGLICAPMTKSYADRFQLGEMVTRNTDDHGTNFTVSIDYHTTHTGISAKERALTIQKLVDDTTTPQDFNRPGHVFPLIGRTAGVLERTGHTEAAIDLARLADSKPVAVICEIMNEDGSMARQPDLEKMADKHNMPMITIQELIQYRKRYDQLIVKETEINLPTAYGEFKLVAYTEKYTGQEHIALYKGELHSDEATLVRVHSECLTGDVFGSERCDCGPQLEKALEEIQKAGRGVLVYMRQEGRGIGLINKMKAYKLQEEGYDTVEANHQLGFPDDLRDYAISVQILRDLGVGKLHLLTNNPRKLSSMEEYGLELVGRKAIEIPANKNNEKYLQTKVEKLDHLLHVKGNQDGGGI
- a CDS encoding nuclease-related domain-containing protein, translated to MIEKTLKKPHELLIYEALLSRIPFSKKEESYFHNLKLGYEGEEKFEQLLKEKIDDQFIVISDLWLEVHTTTFQIDSILLTGDTLCFFDVKNYPGNYIHAEKRWYKLPQKEINNPLLQLKRNETLMRQILLELNVDLAVDSYDVFINPEFTLYQAPVNKQLIFPTQIPKFIKELVAKPPITSLQHSLAKQLIARDLGKYPHPRIPTYEYHQLTKGFRCGKCCRLTVYIEGRNCVCSKCQQVEPVHGALLQNIEELRLLFPDKKLTTNLVYDWCGGGYSKKSIKRFLEKNFRSVGTHKWVYYL
- the ribE gene encoding riboflavin synthase, translating into MFTGIVEEKGKIGSITQQNQALQLKIQGKKVTEDVSVGDSISVNGVCLTVTNFASDWFTVDVIPETFRGSSLSKLSAQSAVNLERAMHANGRFGGHFVSGHVDALGTIERTWQEDNAKYYYISVPETRYITMKGSISVDGTSLTVFGLDEKGFTISLIPETQTATVLGAKNQGDIVNVEFDMLAKYMERLLQTSNQTTGITEDKLEKYGF
- a CDS encoding PspC domain-containing protein, giving the protein MRKSATDRSLHGVCGGIAEHFGISPFLVRLPFILCIPTGLIIYIILDNLLLDTPKSL
- a CDS encoding glutathione peroxidase, coding for MSLYDLSIETVKGEEKTVNDYKAKAMIIVNTASKCGFTPQFDGLQKLYEKYKDDGLEILGFPSNQFMNQEPGSSEEAEEYCRLNYGVSFPMFAKTEVRGKNAHPLFQYLTKEAPGIISDQIKWNFTKFLIDENGNVVKRYAPKTEPKEMEENIRELLQI
- the ribH gene encoding 6,7-dimethyl-8-ribityllumazine synthase — its product is MAKTFEGNLVGTGLKVGIVVGRFNEFITGKLLSGAEDAFRRHGVAEDDVDVAWVPGAFEIPLVAKKMAESGKYDAVVTLGTVIRGSTPHFDYVSNEVSKGVSSVSMDAGMPVIFGVLTTDTIEQAIERAGTKAGNKGAEAAISAIEMANLLKEIG